The genomic interval TACTTTAATTAGGAGCTATATACACAACAgaacttctgctttttgttaaGTACAGCTGACATAGCAGAGATGAAAAATCCATGCAAGTATTTATAAAGATacttaaaatgaagaaaaaaggacacTGCTATAGAACTTCCAATACCCTGGCATACAGCCACTTACTATGTTAGATGATGTCTAGATCTGGACTGATAAGCATCATGCCACCAACATGCTTTAGTTTCTTTTGTAGCTAAAGTTGAGTTGTAAATTTTAAACTACGGCATACATTTGATCTATATCTCATTAAAGTGTATCATTAAGTTTGAGGTTAAACTTTGAGCAAACTTCACATCTAGTCACATAACCAGCACAAGCAAGACATTAGTGCAAAGCGGAAGGTGTCAGTTGTACATAATGAGGATTCTTCCCCTAACCGCACAATGCAATAAAACGATTTTCAGATTTAAAGTTCAAGTGGACTACGATAAGAAAAAAGTGAGATTTTCTTCTCCCAAATTTAGGACAAATTTCCAGAGGATCAAAAGGAAAGCAATCTCAGTTACAGCAGTCAAAAAAGTCAAACCCAAGTTTGGAGAGCTGATAAGTAACTTCAAAATGCATCATGCTATGAAGACAGCATTCTCAAAAGAGCTCCaaacaaactgcaaaacaaaattagcATTTAAGTTGAAATTGGCCAAGTGCTGCATAGAAATATGCTCACACACAACAGTCATGTTTAAGCCAGTGCATAGAGAAGATAAAAGCACTTATGGTAGTTGCAAATGTTAACAAGTCCATACAACCTGTACAGTTTAGCAATGAGTCCATAGAAAAAGAACAGAGTAAGAGTAGAAATGctcaagcaaaaccaaaaaaagatgACCTTCCAACTGTATAAAATCCACGTAACAGTTATAGTAAAAAGACATCAGTGGAAAATACTCAACTCAGTCTCAAACACCCAACAAGCAAGTAAGACCAGAATAGACAAGCCTTTGGCAGACAATTTTAAGAGTCTAAATATGgcattacatttctaaataaTCCACAAAATATATTATATGGCATATTCATATTAAATACTGGGTAACCAACTCTGCAGATCTGATGCTAACAACGCTTTAGCCAATGACAGCAAGATGGAGCAAGCTAAGGGAACGCTGGTGTATCACAACAGTGCTCAAGGAAAATATCATCACCAAGTCGTGCTTCAAAAACAGTACTCTGAGACTCCACACTATCATCTATGGAGCAAAACAAAGTTCTCCAGTTTTTCAGGGATGTGCCCTGTGTAGTATATGTTATGATTCACTATTACACGAGCAGCAAGACACTGCAACGTAGTATGATTTATAGGCTGAATTAAATTTTTTGCTATTTCCTTCTCATCCAGCAAATCACTAGCAGTTTGTTTATGTGAGTTTGTGGCATCAAAGTGTGAACCTGACTTGATAAGAAGATTCATGATGTCCGGATGGTTGTTCAGTGCAGCAATGTGTAATGGACTGTTGTTATCAGAGTCTCTGACATTTACATCAGCACCACATTCCACTAGGATAGCAGTAACTTGTAGAGAGGGGAATTTACAAACTGGGTAGCGACCCACACATGTAGTATTATTGTCAACAGCAAGGTGAAGTGGACTGAAGTTATTCTTCCCTCTAGGCTGAAGCTTAAGAAACTTGTAAATAGTCTGTTTCTTAAAATGCTCCTGTTCTGAGCTACAAGGTACTTTCTCCAACaagcaaattaaatgcaaaatgatgGAAAGGGCTTTGTTCAGCTGTATTGGATCAGGAGGACAGTGGGTTTGTTTCATGGCCCGTTCTATTTCAAGAACGCTTTTGCACAGTATACCCATGAGATCATCAAATGTGACAGTAGTGCCTAGCAGGCCTTTTGCCCTATCCTGCAGCATGAAGGAGAAAAGTTCAGCAAATGATAGTAAACTGCTGGCTGTCATAGGGCTCAGCGGATCAAGATTGCTCTGCTGCATGTCCAAAGCATATTTCCATAAGTTGATGCAACGCTTGAAGTTTCCAGAGTCTGCATAGACCGCACCTCTGTATCTAATATAGTAGGATGTATCTGGGTGAGAAGGGCCAAGAATACGTTCTCTAATTAATAGTGCTTGCATTCTCATTTCATCAGGGTCTGCAATAAGATTTTCTAGCTCTTCTGAGCTGTTTACCTCTTTAGCATAATCATACGCCATAATTAGTGTTTGTGGCACAGGTTTGCTCAGGATATTAGTCCTATCACTGTATCTCATTTCCATAGCTCGCTTCCAGTATTTCAAAGCACCAAGCAGATCTCTCTTCTTGTCCACAAACGTTGCTCCTAGAAGTTCCAGAGCATTTATGCGCTCAGCCTTACTGGTCTGTACATGCTGGGTCAGAAAGTCCACGATATTTGTGTGGCCTGTCACACTAGCAGACAGAAGGGGAGTCATTCCATAACCATCCCTTTCCATTTTAGCACAATACTTGAGAAGCATCTTCATGATCTCCAAACTCCCAGATTCCGCACAGTCATGTAACGCAGTGTTTCCTGCAAGAGAAGAAACATAATTACATGAATTGTAATAAAATCACAGTCCAAACCCTGCCACGctaatagttaaaaaaaaaattagttaaaaaaaagtttaaaaaccccaaacattaaTAGTTAAAAGAATATAACTGTTTTGACATCTATCAACTATGAAAGGCTTAGATGACAACCCAAAATATTCAAGATCTGATTAAATATCAAGGCTGTCAGGCAgttataaaaatcaaaatgcttgATAGTATTGCCTGAAATAATTAAACAGGTTTTAAGGACCTTTTTTATCTCTTTATtcaaaaaaacagaatttagaCTGAATTCTCCACTACATTAGAGCATAGGAACAGGCAATTCCATTGTGTCACAAGTCAAGCAAGCAGAGCAGAAGACCAGCTTGGCTGAACAGGGAACTCGTCGTGGagctcaagaggaaaaagaaattgtacaCTCTCTGGAAGCGAGGTCAGGTTTTGCAGGAAGATTACAGAGCTGTGGTTCATATATGcagggagaagacagaaaaggccAAAGCTCAACTGGAGTTGAAACTGGGCAGTGCTGTATCAGACAAGAAGGGCttttttaagtatgttaatagcaagaggaggtctaaagaaaacatCGGACTGAATCTTGTTGAAGATGGTCACCTGACTaatagggatgaagaaaaagtgGAGGCATTCAACACTTCTTTTGCCTCAATCTTTAATAATGCTGATAGACCCTGGGCTGCCTAGTCCCCTAAGTCAGAGGACCAAGAGTGCAGAAACAGCAactttccatttgtggacaCCAAAATTGGAAGGgaccagctgtatcagctgaatgttcacaagTCACTGGAGCCTGATCAGATTCATGCCAGGGTACTGAAGGAGCTAGCAGATGTTATGGCAGGACTCCTCTTGAtccaaaggtcttgggagtctggggaggtccatgctgactggaagctagccaaTGTTATTCCCATTTATAAGAGGGGCAagagggaagacccaggaaactacagatctgttagtctaacctcagttcctggaaaaattatgaaGATCATATGGGGTGGTACTGAAGGGCATTTAAAGAACAATACAATtatcaggcacagtcaacatgggttcacaaagggaaagtcctgtttatctaatttgatatccttctaCAATAAGGCCAGCCACCTGCCCAGTGGATAAAGGCAAAGcagtggatgtagtttttccagattttagtaaggcttttggtactgtccctcacagcatccttttGGACAAGTTGTCCAGCCATGGGATGAGCAGGTTCATGGCgcactgggtgaagaactggctgaatggcagggctcaaagggttatagtgaatggggctacacCTGGCTGGAGACCAGTCACCAGTAGTGTTCCTCAGGGTTCAATtctggggccagttctgttcaatatatttgtCAACGATCCAGATGCAAGAGCTGAATGCTGAATGCACCTTTAggaagtttgctgatgacatcAAACTGGGAGATGCTGTTGACTCCCTCATGGGACAAGAGgtcttgcagagggatctagacaGATTGGAGCACTGGGCAATTATCAAtggcatgaaatttaacaagaacaaatgcTGGACTCTGCAGGTGGGATGGAGTAACACTGgacacaagtataaattgggagaggagtggctggagagcagcccagcagaaagggatctgggggtgctggttgacagcagccccacatgagccagcagcgtgccccAGCAGCCAAAAGAGTAAACTACAACCTGGGGTGCATCAAATACAGCATAACCAGacggtcaaaagaggtgattatcctgctgttcagcactggtgtggcctcaccttgagtactgcatgcagttctgggccccacaatttaagagGGATATGAAGGTCCTcgaatgtgtccagaggagggcaacaaagctggtggaagggctggaaggcatgtcctgtgaggagcagctaaggactttgggtttgtctagtttggagaaaaggaggctgaggggtgaccaCATTGCTCtccacagcttcctgaggagaggaagtggagagggaggtgttaagctcttctccctgggatccagtgataGCATGCATGGcaatggttcaaagctgcatcaggggaggtttagacttgaCATGAGGAAGTATTTCcttactgagagggtggtcaaacactggaacaggcttcctagagaggtggtcgatgccccaagcctgtcagtgtttaagaggcatttggacaatgcccttaatactatgctttaacttttggtcagctctgaagtggtcaggcagttggactagatgatccttGTAGGTCCCTCCCAATTGAAATATTCTATTCAATAAGGGATTTTGTATCTGCTTTCAAGTATGGAACAGAAACGTAAACTTGCTATCTCCACATTGTTAcacttttcccttcttcccttgtcaaacttcccttcccctccatcTCCAGCAATGACTAAAAAATAATGAGATCTTTATGAAAATTAAAGCTAGGCTAACTTAACATTGGCTTTGTTTGTCTCTACACtatacttcttcctctctccatcTGCCAACCCTTTTGATTTACATGTTTTGGGGCAGTAATTGTAcacaatggaaaataaaatccatcaCAACAGGCCCTTCATCTCAGCTGGGGCCTTTGAGACTGCCAGTATATTCTGAGGGAGCTGGATGTTTTGTCGAGTACATGTATATACCCAGACAAACTATTCTTAACGCTTTCTTAAGTCTTTAACCTGAAGTCCTACATTAatccctctg from Gavia stellata isolate bGavSte3 chromosome Z, bGavSte3.hap2, whole genome shotgun sequence carries:
- the FEM1C gene encoding protein fem-1 homolog C, producing the protein MDLKTAVFNAARDGKLRLLSKLLASKTREEVALLMSEKTNGATPLLMAARYGHLDMVEYLLDHCSASIEVGGSVNFDGETIEGAPPLWAASAAGHLKVVQCLLDHGASVNNTTLTNSTPLRAACFDGHLEIVKYLVEHKADLEVSNRHGHTCLMISCYKGHKEIAQYLLEKGADVNRKSVKGNTALHDCAESGSLEIMKMLLKYCAKMERDGYGMTPLLSASVTGHTNIVDFLTQHVQTSKAERINALELLGATFVDKKRDLLGALKYWKRAMEMRYSDRTNILSKPVPQTLIMAYDYAKEVNSSEELENLIADPDEMRMQALLIRERILGPSHPDTSYYIRYRGAVYADSGNFKRCINLWKYALDMQQSNLDPLSPMTASSLLSFAELFSFMLQDRAKGLLGTTVTFDDLMGILCKSVLEIERAMKQTHCPPDPIQLNKALSIILHLICLLEKVPCSSEQEHFKKQTIYKFLKLQPRGKNNFSPLHLAVDNNTTCVGRYPVCKFPSLQVTAILVECGADVNVRDSDNNSPLHIAALNNHPDIMNLLIKSGSHFDATNSHKQTASDLLDEKEIAKNLIQPINHTTLQCLAARVIVNHNIYYTGHIPEKLENFVLLHR